In the Clostridium gelidum genome, GCCAAAATTTGTTTTAGATACTTGTAAGTATTTTGGAAATTTAACTACACCTTTAGCTATGTTGTTTATAGGAATAACAATTTATTCTGTTAACTTTAGAGAATTTAAATTTAGTTGGGATATGCTTGCCATAATTTTAGGCAGATTCCTGATTTCGCCAGTATTAATGCTTGTACTATGTAATTTTACAAATATTCCTTTACTTATGAAAGAAGTATTTGTTATTCAAGCTGCTATGCCAGTTATGACTAATACTGCTATCGTTGCTAAGCGTTATAATGCTGACTATGAGTATGCTACAGTAAATACAATTATAACCACTATTTCTAGTTTACTAATTATTCCCATTTATATGTTGCTATTAAGCTAGGGTTAAAAATATTGAGAGAAAAGTAATCGATAAATTGTTTAAGATTACTCAATTCTATTTTAATCATTATTCTTTTAAAGAACTTTTATTTTAAAAATAGAATATAATACAATTGATAAATCTTACTACGGAGTGCACCAAAATTGAATAATGAACAATATTTTAGGCCTTCCCCATTACCAGCATTAAACAATAGAGACTTTAATTTTGAATTCTTTGATAAGTATTCAAATGAAAACTACAATAAAATTGTTTTACCTGATTGGCTATTTATTTCACCTCAAGATACGCTAATAAATTATTTTAGTATATTACAAGAGGCAGAGAATATTTCACAAGGAGGCTGCGGTAGCATTGGATTAGCCAAAATCCCCTACCCAATAGCATATAATTTTTTTACTTCAGAATATAAAAATAAGATAAATCACAGCTCTTATTTTAATTCCTTCAATAATATAGGACACATAAACCTGATAAAACTTAACAATATAACTGATGAGAATGTTTCAAACGGAACTTATAAGTATTTTATTGAATTAGAAACAATAGAACCCTCTGTTAATGGTACTGTAAGTTTCGCATACTATTATGGATATGCATATATACAAAATGAAAATGGAAAATATAAAATTTCTGATATAGACTTAAAAAGTGAAGATTTTCTATGTGCGGCTTATCATGGATGGAGGCATAATGCAGAGTTTTATGTTGATGCCGTTTATGGGGATTGGTGCAAACTTATTAAAAGAAGGTATCCAACTGAACAAAGTGGGTATCTTAAAAACATTTATATACTTGGTAATGATGCACATGACTATAGATTTGAATTTTTTCAGCTTACAAACGGCACTGACATAGAAATTCATCAGTTTATTAAAGACGTAAATAATGAATGGAAACCAATAAAAATAGACGTAAATAAATGCATACAAAGGTATTAAAATAGTCAAAAATATATTTCTGAATATTCCATTATAAATTTCCTCTTAATTTTATAAATTTGTCATAATACTGACATATTGAAATGTTATAATGATAATTGTAAAGTAGTTAATGCATAATTATTTACCCTTTATTAAATAATTATTATCCAGTATTCAGAATGACTTACACCCTAAGTAAGCCATTCTTTTTTATTTCCAAATGAATTTCTCAGACAATAATCGGCTGAAAAGTTTTTATCACTACTTAAACTATTATACTTAGGCATATGAAAGAATAGTAAATCACATACTTCATGTACCTCATGTTATATAATATATTTAACTTCTTTATGAATAAACAGTTCTTCTATATCCCTTTTGAAGAATTGCTTTATTTCATCTAAGCTTTCTTTAGGATATACATACTTGCCATATCCAAATTGTCCATATTTAAACTTACGATCTTCATCATTCATAGGCAATTCACTTTTAGGAAATATATTGAGTATTCTATTTTTGGCTATTGTAGTATAACGATGAGATATAACCTCAAAAGTTACTGGGAATTTCAAATCATTTGGAAGCTTATTTCTTAATTCAATTAATAAATCATGATATTCCTCTTTCCAACTTGGGTATACAAATACAGGAGCAACTAAAAATCCCATAGGATATCCTGCTTTAGCTACCTTTATACTTGCTTCTATTCTTTGATCACGAGAAGCTGTAACGTGCTCATATTTATTTATAACGGAGGAAGTATTTATGCTAAACCTTATTTCGGTGTGACCATTATGTTCTAAATTAAGCAATGATTCTATATCATTATATTTTGTTACAAATCTAAATCTAGCATTTTTTCTACTCCCAAAAAATGTAATGGCTTTTTCTAAAGAATGGGTATAAGGTTCTACTGCAATTGGATCTGATGTTGCAGCCCCTTCAAATATAGTTATTTCAGGCAACCTTTCATCTATATATTTCTTAGCTTGATTTAATATATCATCAATATTCACATGGACTTTTACAAAGGGTTTATCCCCAAGATTAGTATTTAAATAACAGTACTCACATTGCCCCATACACCCAGATACTAATGGGAGTTGATAATGTGCTGAAGGTTTGCATGATTGAAACTTTAAACTCTTCTTAGTTCCAACAACTAAAGTTTTTTTACCTTCTCTATATTGAGAGAATAACTCATCACCTGGAATATATTGTTTTAGTTTGTTTGAAGTCAAATTTATGATTTCAATATCAGTTTTATCTTTAAATTTACTTAGAATATCCTTCCCCATGTCATATTCTAATGAACCTTTCTCAAATATTATTCTTTTAGGTATAAACATATCTTCCACTAATAAACCCGCATAAAATAAGCTAAGTTTATTTTCCCCTTTCTATATTTTTAACATACCTACTTATTATCTGCTAAACTTATTAAGTATATACTAAGAACGATTTAATGAACCTGAAATGGAAGTCAATTATGTCACATATATTTTGATGTTATATTCATACTTATAGACATCAGACATCTCTATTGAAAAGCAACCTCTTTTATTATATTATATAAACATAACCT is a window encoding:
- the splB gene encoding spore photoproduct lyase; translated protein: MFIPKRIIFEKGSLEYDMGKDILSKFKDKTDIEIINLTSNKLKQYIPGDELFSQYREGKKTLVVGTKKSLKFQSCKPSAHYQLPLVSGCMGQCEYCYLNTNLGDKPFVKVHVNIDDILNQAKKYIDERLPEITIFEGAATSDPIAVEPYTHSLEKAITFFGSRKNARFRFVTKYNDIESLLNLEHNGHTEIRFSINTSSVINKYEHVTASRDQRIEASIKVAKAGYPMGFLVAPVFVYPSWKEEYHDLLIELRNKLPNDLKFPVTFEVISHRYTTIAKNRILNIFPKSELPMNDEDRKFKYGQFGYGKYVYPKESLDEIKQFFKRDIEELFIHKEVKYII